In the genome of Deltaproteobacteria bacterium, the window TGACTTATAATTATTATTATCCTAAAATCATCAAACATAAAGAAATGTTGAAATGATAGGCAACGACCTACAAAACCAACACCAACCTTCCTTTAGTACGGAAAGAAAAAGTGACAACCCTGTAAAATATCAAATTTTGTTGTTCCTTTGATGGATGAGAAATGAGTAAGGGGGAAGGACGTATGTCGGACTTTGAATATGATCTTGGAATTATTGGCGGCGGCGCCGCCGGACTTACGGCAGCAGCCGGAGCCGCGCAATTTGGTGCAAAAGCGATTCTCATCGAGAAGTCCTCAAAGCTCGGCGGAGACTGCCTGCACTTCGGCTGTGTTCCTTCGAAAACATTCATCCGTACGGCATCAGTTTGGGCTCTCGCGAAAAGGTCAAAAGAATTCGGACTCCCCGATATGGCATTGCCGCCTGTCAACCTGGGATCCGTCATGGATCGTGTGCAATCTGTCATCGACAGGATACAGCAGCACGATTCACCGGAGAGATTCTGTAGTTTGGGGGCCGAGGTTCGTTTCGGTAAGCCTGTTTTTACGGATGACCATGCTGTAGAATTGGAGGGAAAGAGAATTTCCGCGAAAAACTGGATCATTGCCACAGGGTCAAGCCCGGTCATTCCACCGATTGAGGGCCTTGCAGGCGTTCCTTTCTGGACCAACGAAACCCTGTTTTCACAAAGGGTCTTACCATCCCGGCTCATCGTTCTCGGCGGCGGACCGATCGGACTGGAAATCGCGCAGGCATTCGGTCGTCTGGGGTCCAAAGTGATCATCGTAGAATTTATGGATCAGATCCTCGGACCGGAAGATGCCGATCTGGCAGAAATTCTCAAAACCCGGATGGAAGTGGAGGGCATCGAGATCCACACAGGAACCAAGGCCATCAAGGCGGAAACAGGAGGTTCAACGATACGCATCACGGTTGCTCCTGCCCATAGTGAAGGACAGCCGTTGGTTATAGAAGGAGACGCCATTTTCGTATCTACGGGGAGAAAACCCAACATCGGCGACCTGGGGCTTGAAGCAGCGGGTGTTGAATTTACGCCCCGCGGTATCCCGGCGGATCACCGCCTGCGAACCAATATCCCTCATATCTACGCCTGCGGTGATGTAAACGGTCAGTTCCCCTTCACACACGTAGCCGGATATGAAGCCGGCATTGCCCTGACAAATGCCGTCCTGCATCTGCCCCGAAAAGTAAACTACAGCAAAGTCGGCTGGTGTACGTATACGGACCCGGAGGTGGCCAGTATCGGCCTGAATGAAAAACGGGCCCGGAAGGAAGGCCTGGATTACCATGTGCTGACGGAGTCGTTCGAAGATAACGACCGGGCTCTTGCCGAAGGCGAAACGCTGGGCATGATAAAAATGCTCGTCAGTTCGGGGGGGAAGTTGCTGGGTTGCCAGATCATCGGCGCTCATGCCGGTGAACTCATTCACGAATGGCTCGTCGCCATGAATGGCGGGTTGAAACTGTCTACAATCGCCGACACCGTACACATATATCCGACCCTTTCCGAAATTTCCAAGCGTATAGCGGGACGCCCCTTTGCCGAGAAGCTCTTCAGTGATGGAACAAAAAAGATCCTGCGACTTCTCTTCAACCTCAAGGGGAGGGCATGTACAATCTGATCAACCGCAGGTCTCGTTATTTCTTCTTGACACACAACTTACTATTCCTTACACTTCCCAAACAAAAAACGAGCTCCTATCAAAGCAATGTCATCAGTTGATTTCCAGAAAATTTACGATGAGTTCCGTCCGCGGATTTTCCATTACCTGAGTGGTATGGTGGGTAAGGATAATGCGGAGGATTTGACACAGGTGGTATTCGAGAAGGTCAGCCGCGGTATAAGTAATTTTCGGGGAGAATCAAGCCTTGCCACCTGGGTTTACCGCATCGCCACCAATGTTGCACTGGACCATAGCCGTTTGGCCTCGACACGACAGACGATAGTTTCCTTAGACACCATTGACGCCAACTGTGATTGTAACATTTTAAGTGATGAAAAGCTGCGCGACGCCGACCAGGGCCTCATGAGGCGCGAAATGAATGCCTGCATACACCGCATTGTTAAGCGGATACCCGAAAACGAACGCGCCGTGCTGCTCCTCAGCGAATTCGAGGGAATGAAAAACCGTGAAATAGCCGATATTCTCAATATCAGCCTCGAAGCGGTTAAAATCAGGTTGCACCGGGCCCGGACAAGACTGAGAAATGATATCAAGACCGAGTGCACCCTGGATCGGGACGAGAGGAACGAACTCGTCTGCTACCCGAAGTAGTGACGCCGACAACCTTTAATCCGATCCATTAATAACCGCTTCGACTGGAGTTCCTCCACATACTGCTAAAAAAAATGACCAGATTTATGTATCCTTTTCGGTTCTCTTACCGTCTATATGGGGCGAAGAGGAAGTGATCCATAACGGAAGGCAATTAAGACAAGGGGGTAACCCCTTTCCATTTCAAGACATCAAAGTGGAAAGTAAAATAATTTCAGGAGGAACTACAATGGCTAAAATGAAAACAATCGGTATTGAGGCAAAGTTGGATGAAAAATTTAAGATTGAAGTAAAAGCAGGCGATCATATTATGTATGTCGACCAAACGAAGGCAGGCGGCGGGACTGATGCGGGTGCAACCCCCCTTGAGTATTTTTTCGCATCTCTTGCAGGCTGCATTGGCACCGTAGCAAGAATCGTTGCAAACCAGAAGAGAATCAATTTGAAAGGCATGAACATAAAAGTTGAAGGCGCATTCGATCTGGAAACTTTACTGGGTAAAAGCAAGGAAAACCGAGCCGGGTTTACTGGTATAAAAGTTACTTTAAATATTGATTCAGACATGTCAAAGGAAGAAAAGGATGCGTTTGTTCATGAAGTGGAGAGCAGGTGCCCTGTTTCAGACAATATTGCCAACACGACTCCTTTAACAATTGAAGTCGCGTGATAATATTCCGGCATTATTGAATCGAGCGATTTCCCAGGCGGTTGGAGTTTTCTTCTTCAACCGCCCTTTCTCTTTTCTATCAATCCTCACTCTTGAAATCGGATTTCATTTCTCTGATCTGAATGAAAGGGATCTTCCGGTCGCACGCGAACTCATTGCGCTCATCTGACGCTCCCACAGCAATCAATTGTTTCATGCGATCATTCATGTGCGTTCTCCTTCACTTTCGACATTCCGGGGCACTCGAGAATGGAAGACATCATTCCCATCTTGCTGCCGCAGAACGACTTCATCTTTTCCATCATAGCCTTCTTATCCTCTTCAGACATATCCTTCATGTTACTGCATGGGCACATCGCGGTCATCTTCTCAAAACAGGCCTTCATATTATTCTTATCCTCCTCTGCCATGCTACTGAAAAACCCTTGCATCATTGGACCAAACAACTTTTCCATTTCATACCTCCTTATGATTTTTTGAACAGACCATCCTTTTCACTCTTCTCCTTTCCCTCTTTTTATTCCTATAGACGGAAAAGAACAAAAAACGATACACTTTAAAAAAAGTGTTTTTTAGTGCGTCGGCTTTTCTTCCTGTTTAACGGCATACACCTTTATACTTGCAATGGATGCGGCAAGTTTCTCTGCCATTTCCAGCAAGGTGTCGGAACTTACCGACGCTTCTTTTGCTGCCGGATGTCTGACCATTTCCTTCACCGGGAACAATGTCTCATCGATGATTTCGACGTCCTGAAACCCAGCCGCCCTGATCGCGCCGATATAGTCGTCTTTCATAACGGCTCCGGCGAGGCACCCGACATAGGCCTCTATCGAATCTTTTAGCGCGAGAGGAAGCTCCGTCAGCAAAACGATGTCGGACACCATCAGCCGGCCACCCGGTTTGAGAACGCGGAAGGCCTCTTTAAAAGTCCTTTTCTTGTCGGGAGAAAGGTTGATCACGCAATTGGATATAACAATATCAGCGATGCCATCGGCGACGGGCATGCTCTCAATTTCACCCAATCTGAACTCTACATTCCGGTAGTTGCCCTTGCGGGCGTTTTCTCTTGCTTTATCAAGCATCTCCGGCGTCATATCCACACCAATCACCCGGCCGCTCTCTCCAACCTTTTTAGCGGCCAGGAAACAATCAAAACCGGCGCCTGATCCGAGATCGATCACCGTTTCACCTTCCCGTAAAGAAGCCAGGGCGACGGGATTCCCGCAACCCAAACCGAGATTCGCCCCTTCCGGAACGGCCTGCAGGTCTTCGGGGCTGTATCCGACCCCCCTGCTGATGTTCTCCACCGAATTTTCGCTGCCGCAGCATGAGGCGGAGGGGAAACAGCACGTCCCGGCATTTTTCGCAATTTTGGCATAACCGGCTCTCACGACTTTCTTGATTTCTTCTTGTCTCATTTTCATATACCTCTCTCATTTGCTTGTCTATTGTCCTGAAACCACATCTCTCATGACCGGTCCAAGGAATTCCTTTACCTTTTCTGCAAGATAATCGGCTTTGATCAGAGAAATACAGCAGATATCCCCATCTTTTTCCCAACTGATGAGAGCCAGTTTATCACCGGCTTTGATATTCGCTTTATCCCGTAATTCTTTTGGAAGCACCATCTGGCCCCGTTCATCAACGCTTATCAGCGATTCGACGCGGCAACAGCTCGCGGACACACTCCCGGATGCGCAACATGATGTCTTTGAATTCGACTTGACCACTGTAACACCTCCCATTGATAATTCTGATTGATCATTACATTCTGATTTATCAGTTAGTACTGATTATAATTGCTGGTAAGGCATATGTCAAGGGTTAAGATGAAATTTATTTAAAAGTGGAAAAACTGCTTTCTTGTAAATCCCTTGACTAAATTGTATTTACCCATATCATATGCACAAACATGAATATGTGGACACGATGCTATAGAACAATTTATAGAACAGTTGACGCTCCACGCAGACTGACGGGGAATCTTCGCTCCTTAGTGAAATTATTAATCGTATTCACCCGCTGCGAATTCAACCAACAGGTATTTGATAAGGAAATAAGGATGCATAAGTATCCCGCATACATGGTGATCTTTCTGGCATATATGCTCGGCGGCAGTTCGTTGGTCATGTTCGGAGCGTTTTGTTATGTCGGGTCTTTGCACCTGGTTAAGCTGGGCTTAAGCGAAAGCGGAACCGTATTGCTTGATGTCTGTCTTTCTCTGGCTTTTTTCCTTCAGCACAGTGGAATGATGCGAAAACCGTTTCGCCGTTATCTGGCTCGATTTATCCCGGAAGCATACAACAGTGCGATCTATGCGATCATATCGGGTATCGTTTTATTCATCGTTATCATCTTCTGGCAGGGGACATCAGGCACGGTTGCAACTGCTGAAGGTGATCTTCGTTTATTGCTGCGGGTGATCTTTGCAGCATCTATAGCAGGTTTATACTGGGGAACACAGGCACTGGGGTTTTTTGATCCCTTTGGCATCAGGGCAATAGTAAACCACCTTCACGGCAAAATACCGAAAGAAATGCCTTTGACTGTCAGGGGTCCCTACCGCTGGGTGCGCCACCCCCTGTACCTGTTTGTTTTGATCATGATCTGGTCGTGCCCCGATCTCACTTTGGACAGGCTGCTGTTCAACGTTCTCTGGACTGTATGGATTTATATCGGTGCATTGCTTGAAGAACGCGATTTAGTTGCAAATTTCGGAGAGGCATACCGGCACTATCAGCAGAAAGTACCCATGCTTATCCCGTTTCGGATTTACCCATCCTGGCACGACAAAAGATAGCGTGTATTGAAGCTCCCCTCAGATTATCGCAGGAAAAGCTTCAATCCTTATGGAAATTATTAATGGAAATCTATATCTTCCTCGGTCTCATCGCCTTTTGCGCCGGTTTCATTCAGGGGCTCTCCGGGTTCGGTAGTGCTCTGCTCGCGTCTTTCAAATGGCCACATTGACCATAACAGGATTCAACACCCTCATAAGGTCTGATGGCGATATTTCGGCAAGCAGGCCACGGCTTCCCGCGTTGATCAGGATTTTTGGAAGGGACGCAATGGATTCCTCCATGTAAATTCTCAACGTCTTTCTTGTTCCGAAGGGAGAGGTGCCCCCCACTTTGTATCCTGTATGCTTTTCCGCGACCTTCGGGTCGCAAGGGATAATAAACTTGACTCCCAGTACCCTGGCAAGGGACTTGGTGGAAACCTGTCTGTCGCCATTCATCAGGACAATAAAAGGCGTTTTTTTCTCATCCTCCATAACCAGGGTTTTGATAATCCAGTGTTCATCGACGCCAAGCTCCCGCGCCGATACCTGCGTACCGCCGTGCTCTTCATAACGGTAGGGATGCAGGTCAAAGGCAACACCTTGCCTTTTGAGCATTAGAAGACAGGGAGTTACAGGAATTTTATCTTTCGTCATGGCTTTCTTTCTCCTGATTTTCGGGCCGCTTCTCATCGGCCAAACCACAGGGCCGCAATATTGTGACTAAAATCGTGACTGTACTGTTGAAAATCTACCTTAAAAATGATAAATAGAAAAGCGTTAAGAAAATACTTTAATATTGCGAGGATATAATTATTCCACCAAGACCTTGTTAATTAATGGCTAACCTATCGCTGACAATCATTTCTGCAGTTATTTTCCAATAAAAATATTCCATCCTGAATGGGATTTGCAAGTTTTACTGATAAGGGGAAAAATCTATGCACAAAGAAATCAAAAAAGCTGAAGGTGAGCATCGATAATGGGACTACTGAACCTTTTGTTCAACGATCCGGTTTCGTTTGTCATATTATCTGTCCCGCTGTTGTATTCAATAATCGCTCATGAATTAGCTCACGGTTGGGTAGCATACAAACTCGGTGACCCAACTGCCAAGTTGCAAGGACGGTTAAGCCTCAATCCTATTAAGCACCTCGATCCTATAGGAACGATCATGCTCTTTATATTCGGATTTGGGTGGGCAAAGCCGGTACCTATCAATTTAAGCAACATTCCCGACAGACGCAAAGGCCTCATCCTTGTATCTTCGGCCGGCATAGTCGCCAACATCATCTTGGCCTTCATTGCACTTCTTATCTCTCGGCTCATATCGCCTGAATTGTCAGGGGTAACGGCAAAAATCCTCTATATTCTGGCCAAGATTAATATTATACTGGCCGCATTCAATCTGATACCAATACCACCGCTTGACGGCTCTAAGATTCTCATGGGGTTTGCGCCGGAAGGAATAAGAAGATTTCTTTTCCAGATTGAGCCTTATGGATTCTTTATTGTTATCGGTTTCCTCTATTTTGGTTTACTTGATCCCCTGATAAACTTTTTCCAGTGGATCATTTTGGCAATTATCGCCGTCTTTCTGCCACGATAAGACGTTTCAGGATAGATATTATCGAAAAACCCGGGTTTTCAAGCGTCCGATTTCAGCCATTTTGTATGAGCTTACCTGCCATACCGTCTACAGTTCGGAAAATCATAATTTCTGAATTGTAAGTGATCGCCTTTAAATCTTATGAAAGATCATTGACAATTTTATTATTTTTCTTTAGAAAAGATGCGGGTTTAAAAAGAAATCTACTCCCTGGCAACAGGTAAACCATTAATTATCACACCTGTCAGCATCCCCTCACATTCCTTGATAGAAAGGCAATGAAAGGTTCATTAGTAAATCAATAAATAATTTGGAAACCAGTTATCACCGTGGGGCATGATCATGGAAGAAACAAGGCAGACAAAGCAGCAACTCGCTGATGAGTTGGGAAAATTGCATCAGAAAATTGAAGAACTGGAAAAATTAGATGCTGAGCACAGAAAAACAGAAATATCTCTGCGGGAAAGTGAAGAAAAATACCGGACACTGATCGAATCTACATTGGATTTTGTCTTTTCAGTCGATCGGAAAGGTCTGTTTACTTATATTAACCCCAGATTTGAAATGGTCACGGGACGCACAGCGCCTGAATTGATTGGAAGTCCATTCACCGATGTGATTGCTCCTGAATCCAGGCAAATAGCCGCTCATCAATTTAAACAAGGAATAAGGGGTGTGAAAGGTGCTCCTTATGAAATTGATATTATCCATAAGAGTGGCAGCAGGATCCCTGTGGAATTTAATGTAACCACATTGCTTGACGGAAACAGGCAGCCCATCGGCCGCTATGGAATCGGACGTGATATTACAGAGCGAAGACAGGCAGAGTCGGCTCTCATGGAAAGCGAGGACAGGTTACACAGTATCGTCCAGGGTTCCCCGATTTCCACCTTCGTTATTGGTAAAGACCACAGGGTCATTTACTGGAACCGTGCGCTTGAAGAATTGAGCCATATCCGGGCCGCTGAAGTGATCGGCACCTGGGGGCACTGGAGGGCTTTTTACAAGAGCGAACGGCCCTGCATGGCAGATATCCTGGTAGATGAAGCTTTTGACAGAATTCCTGAATTGTATGCAGGTAAGTACAGAAAATCAGATCTGCTCGAAGAAGCTTATGAGGCTTTAGACTTCTTCCCGGATTTAGGTAAGGAAGGCAAATGGCTGTGTTTTACAGCGGCGGCCATCCGGGACACGACAGGAAATCTGATTGGCGCCACAGAAACCCTTGAAGATATCACGGACCGCAAGCGAGCGGAGGAGGCGCTAAAGCAGAGCGAAGAAAAGTACCGTGAACTGGTGGAAAACGCAAACAGCATCATTCTCAGGAGGAACAAAGCCGGTTATGTGACTTTTTTCAATGAATTTGCCCAAAAGTTTTTTGGGTACAGTGAAGATGAGATACTCGGTAAAAACGTCGTTGGTACAATTGTTCCCGAAGTGGATTCCACCGGGTGTGACATGAAGAGTATGATTGAAGATATTGGACTGAATCCGGATCGATATGTCAATAATATCAATGAAAATATACGTCGCAATGGTGAGCGGGTCTGGATCGCCTGGACAAATAAACCTATCCGCGATGAAGGTGGTGTCGTTATGGAAGTCCTCTGTATCGGAAACGATATTACCCCCCGAAAGAAGGCGGAAGAGGCACTGCGGGAATCGGAAGAAAAGTACTCAGCGGTGGTGCAACAAGCGAAGGATGGAGTTATTCTTATCCAGGACAATGTCTTACAGTTCGTGAACGAGGCTATGGCAGACATCCTGGGATATACGCGCGGCGAAATGGAAAATACTCCGTATATCAACTATATAGCTCCCAAGAGCCGGGCCATGGTTGCCACACTGGTCAAGGCGCGGTTAGCAGGTGAAGCTGTTCCTAAAGTCTATGAATCCAAACTGATGTGCAAGGATGGCACAATCATAGATGCAGAGTTATCGGCTAGTGTTATTCAGTACCGTGGCAAACCCGCTGATGTGGGTATCATTCGCGACGTCACCGATCGTAAGCAGGTGGAAGATGCGTTGAGGGAATCCCAGCAGAAGCTTTCGGACATTATCGACTTTCTGCCGGACGCCACTCTTGTCATTGATAAGGAGAGTAAAGTGATCGCCTGGAACCAGGCCATGGAAATCATGACCGGAGTGAAGGCTGAAGAAATGCTCGGCAAGGGAGATTATGAATACTCTCTTCCCTTCTACGGGGACAGGAGACCAATTCTCATTGATCTCGCCCTTCATCAGAATCAGGAGATGGAAAGGCAATACACGTCAATTCAGAGGATGGGTGACATCCTTTTTGGCGAAGCCTTTACACCGAATTTACCTCCCGGCAACGTCCATCTTTCTGCAACCGCCTCCGTATTGAGGGATTCCAAGGGTGAGATTATCGCCGCCATAGAATGTATCCGTGACAACACAGAGCGTAAAAAATTGGAAGAGCGTTTGCATCGCGCGGAGAAGATGGAGGCTTTGGGAACTCTGGCAGGGGGTGTCGCTCATGATCTCAATAATGTCCTGGGAGGTCTCGTCGGATATTCTGAACTGCTTCTCATGGATATTCCGGAAGGGAATCCTTGGAGAAGACACGTTTCCAGCATACTGCAATCCAGCCTAAGAGCAGCAGCGATCATTCAGGACCTTCTGACATTGGCCAGAAGGGGTGTGGAGGTTTCCGAGGTTGTCAATCTGAACAATGTGATTCCCGACCATTTCAAGACCCCGGAATTTGAGAAATTGAAGGCGTATCATCCAAATGTGACCTTCAGGATGGACCTTGATAAAGACTTGTTGAATATTCAGGGTTCTCCCATCCATCTGGGCAAAACGTTGATGAACCTGCTGTCGAATGCGGCAGAATCTATTTCAGACGGGGGAGATGTGACGATCCGGACGGAGAACCGCTATCTTGACAAACCCATCCGGGGTTATGATGACATGCGGGAAGGGGATTATGTGGTTTTGACGGTATCCGACAATGGAAAGGGTATCTCGGCCACGGACATTGAAAAGATATTCGAACCTTTCTATACAAAGAAGGCCATGGGAAGGAGCGGGACGGGACTGGGCCTGGCGGTTGTCTGGGGAACAGTGAAGGATCACGATGGTCACATTGATGTGCAGAGCGAGTATGGGAAAGGGAGTACTTTCACGCTTTACTTCCCGGCTACGAGAGAGGAATTGGCCGGTGATCTGCAGAAGATATCTCCTGAGCACTACATGGGCGGGGGGGAATCGATTCTGGTGGTTGATGATGTGAAGGAACAGCGAGAGGTGGCCGCCAGTATGCTGACGAGGCTTGGTTACAAGGTTCACGCTGTGTCCGGTGGAGAGGAGGCGGTGGCGTACCTGAAGACCCATACAATGGATCTGCTGGTTTTGGATATGATTATGGACCCCGGGATTGATGGCCTGGAGACCTACCGGCGGGTTCTTGAAATCAACCCGAAACAAAAGGCCGTTATCGTGAGCGGTTATTCCGAAACGGGCAGGGTAAAGAAGGCCCAGGAACTGGGTGCCGGTTCCTATGTCAGGAAACCCTACTTGCTGGAGAAGATTGGTCTGGCGATCAGGAGCGAGCTGCTGAAAATTATACCAGGCAATCCTTAGAATTAACCGTTTGATGAATGTGTGATTTTGTAGTCAACTTACTAAAATTTAAAGATATTTTTTATGAATGATTGACCCTCTTAAAACCATCCACCTTTTTTTATCTCAAGGATAGAGGGGTTAAAAGAATCTCAGCATATCCGTGTGTCGTACGTTAATACCACCCTGTATCGAGTAAATTAAATATGCTTTTCAGGGGCCGGTCCAGGTCTCACTTTGGCAGTAACGTCTCCACAAGGGTCGCCCAGTAACTGGCGCCGATGGGGAGTACCCTGTCGTTGAAATCATACCGGGCCTGGTGCAGCAGGCCATTTTCCCCGGGCTTCCCGGCGCCGATCCCCATGTATGCTCCCGGTCTCTCTTTCAGCAAGAAGGCAAAATCTTCCGATGTCATATCCGGTATTTTGTCAGTGAATACCCGGGCACTTCCCACGACCAAAGTTGCTGCCCGGATAGCCTCGTCTGTTTCCTTATCTGTATTGACCAGCGGG includes:
- a CDS encoding RNA polymerase sigma factor; its protein translation is MSSVDFQKIYDEFRPRIFHYLSGMVGKDNAEDLTQVVFEKVSRGISNFRGESSLATWVYRIATNVALDHSRLASTRQTIVSLDTIDANCDCNILSDEKLRDADQGLMRREMNACIHRIVKRIPENERAVLLLSEFEGMKNREIADILNISLEAVKIRLHRARTRLRNDIKTECTLDRDERNELVCYPK
- a CDS encoding isoprenylcysteine carboxylmethyltransferase family protein, translating into MHKYPAYMVIFLAYMLGGSSLVMFGAFCYVGSLHLVKLGLSESGTVLLDVCLSLAFFLQHSGMMRKPFRRYLARFIPEAYNSAIYAIISGIVLFIVIIFWQGTSGTVATAEGDLRLLLRVIFAASIAGLYWGTQALGFFDPFGIRAIVNHLHGKIPKEMPLTVRGPYRWVRHPLYLFVLIMIWSCPDLTLDRLLFNVLWTVWIYIGALLEERDLVANFGEAYRHYQQKVPMLIPFRIYPSWHDKR
- a CDS encoding arsenite methyltransferase, producing the protein MRQEEIKKVVRAGYAKIAKNAGTCCFPSASCCGSENSVENISRGVGYSPEDLQAVPEGANLGLGCGNPVALASLREGETVIDLGSGAGFDCFLAAKKVGESGRVIGVDMTPEMLDKARENARKGNYRNVEFRLGEIESMPVADGIADIVISNCVINLSPDKKRTFKEAFRVLKPGGRLMVSDIVLLTELPLALKDSIEAYVGCLAGAVMKDDYIGAIRAAGFQDVEIIDETLFPVKEMVRHPAAKEASVSSDTLLEMAEKLAASIASIKVYAVKQEEKPTH
- a CDS encoding site-2 protease family protein — protein: MGLLNLLFNDPVSFVILSVPLLYSIIAHELAHGWVAYKLGDPTAKLQGRLSLNPIKHLDPIGTIMLFIFGFGWAKPVPINLSNIPDRRKGLILVSSAGIVANIILAFIALLISRLISPELSGVTAKILYILAKINIILAAFNLIPIPPLDGSKILMGFAPEGIRRFLFQIEPYGFFIVIGFLYFGLLDPLINFFQWIILAIIAVFLPR
- a CDS encoding PAS domain S-box protein; amino-acid sequence: MEETRQTKQQLADELGKLHQKIEELEKLDAEHRKTEISLRESEEKYRTLIESTLDFVFSVDRKGLFTYINPRFEMVTGRTAPELIGSPFTDVIAPESRQIAAHQFKQGIRGVKGAPYEIDIIHKSGSRIPVEFNVTTLLDGNRQPIGRYGIGRDITERRQAESALMESEDRLHSIVQGSPISTFVIGKDHRVIYWNRALEELSHIRAAEVIGTWGHWRAFYKSERPCMADILVDEAFDRIPELYAGKYRKSDLLEEAYEALDFFPDLGKEGKWLCFTAAAIRDTTGNLIGATETLEDITDRKRAEEALKQSEEKYRELVENANSIILRRNKAGYVTFFNEFAQKFFGYSEDEILGKNVVGTIVPEVDSTGCDMKSMIEDIGLNPDRYVNNINENIRRNGERVWIAWTNKPIRDEGGVVMEVLCIGNDITPRKKAEEALRESEEKYSAVVQQAKDGVILIQDNVLQFVNEAMADILGYTRGEMENTPYINYIAPKSRAMVATLVKARLAGEAVPKVYESKLMCKDGTIIDAELSASVIQYRGKPADVGIIRDVTDRKQVEDALRESQQKLSDIIDFLPDATLVIDKESKVIAWNQAMEIMTGVKAEEMLGKGDYEYSLPFYGDRRPILIDLALHQNQEMERQYTSIQRMGDILFGEAFTPNLPPGNVHLSATASVLRDSKGEIIAAIECIRDNTERKKLEERLHRAEKMEALGTLAGGVAHDLNNVLGGLVGYSELLLMDIPEGNPWRRHVSSILQSSLRAAAIIQDLLTLARRGVEVSEVVNLNNVIPDHFKTPEFEKLKAYHPNVTFRMDLDKDLLNIQGSPIHLGKTLMNLLSNAAESISDGGDVTIRTENRYLDKPIRGYDDMREGDYVVLTVSDNGKGISATDIEKIFEPFYTKKAMGRSGTGLGLAVVWGTVKDHDGHIDVQSEYGKGSTFTLYFPATREELAGDLQKISPEHYMGGGESILVVDDVKEQREVAASMLTRLGYKVHAVSGGEEAVAYLKTHTMDLLVLDMIMDPGIDGLETYRRVLEINPKQKAVIVSGYSETGRVKKAQELGAGSYVRKPYLLEKIGLAIRSELLKIIPGNP
- a CDS encoding FAD-dependent oxidoreductase; protein product: MSDFEYDLGIIGGGAAGLTAAAGAAQFGAKAILIEKSSKLGGDCLHFGCVPSKTFIRTASVWALAKRSKEFGLPDMALPPVNLGSVMDRVQSVIDRIQQHDSPERFCSLGAEVRFGKPVFTDDHAVELEGKRISAKNWIIATGSSPVIPPIEGLAGVPFWTNETLFSQRVLPSRLIVLGGGPIGLEIAQAFGRLGSKVIIVEFMDQILGPEDADLAEILKTRMEVEGIEIHTGTKAIKAETGGSTIRITVAPAHSEGQPLVIEGDAIFVSTGRKPNIGDLGLEAAGVEFTPRGIPADHRLRTNIPHIYACGDVNGQFPFTHVAGYEAGIALTNAVLHLPRKVNYSKVGWCTYTDPEVASIGLNEKRARKEGLDYHVLTESFEDNDRALAEGETLGMIKMLVSSGGKLLGCQIIGAHAGELIHEWLVAMNGGLKLSTIADTVHIYPTLSEISKRIAGRPFAEKLFSDGTKKILRLLFNLKGRACTI
- a CDS encoding OsmC family protein, whose translation is MAKMKTIGIEAKLDEKFKIEVKAGDHIMYVDQTKAGGGTDAGATPLEYFFASLAGCIGTVARIVANQKRINLKGMNIKVEGAFDLETLLGKSKENRAGFTGIKVTLNIDSDMSKEEKDAFVHEVESRCPVSDNIANTTPLTIEVA
- a CDS encoding HgcAB-associated protein, yielding MVKSNSKTSCCASGSVSASCCRVESLISVDERGQMVLPKELRDKANIKAGDKLALISWEKDGDICCISLIKADYLAEKVKEFLGPVMRDVVSGQ
- the ybaK gene encoding Cys-tRNA(Pro) deacylase codes for the protein MTKDKIPVTPCLLMLKRQGVAFDLHPYRYEEHGGTQVSARELGVDEHWIIKTLVMEDEKKTPFIVLMNGDRQVSTKSLARVLGVKFIIPCDPKVAEKHTGYKVGGTSPFGTRKTLRIYMEESIASLPKILINAGSRGLLAEISPSDLMRVLNPVMVNVAI